A portion of the Edaphobacter lichenicola genome contains these proteins:
- a CDS encoding FAD-dependent oxidoreductase: MALDPSGYSNCLIVGAGPGGLAPLFAAAYDGRLRELLNGGVTVVEQGSTVGAGDLGRYAISSDSAAEAFLDVVMRTTEPALAALQNNPTVSVLAASIGGAVPLKQVATYLSLLGETMCDLVEASARGAVLRQHRALFTKRVGDELWSTRVRCELTGVEKDLLSRSVVLATGARQPLSRLYKEEVAGVPLLPLYKDKLMQSGDILSTDGLARVKARLEGIDFAKVVVVGGSTSAGSAASMLLYQSALNFGEGSVVLMHRRPLRIFYPSADEALAEGYTEFGPEDICPISGRVYRLAGFRLETREMIMRARGIAGRPPEPRLRLFELKEETCEEARRLLDQADIILAGLGYRPRALPVVGYDDEPISLMAESDAMQPMVDDECRVLDAQGEPIEGLYGIGLASGFVPSGALGGEQSFRGQANSLWLWQHDLGMKILDAVVREREEVSAIAAATIREKTGQLLPNMTRDESTSATSI, encoded by the coding sequence ATGGCTCTTGATCCTTCTGGATATTCAAACTGTTTAATTGTTGGTGCGGGGCCGGGTGGTTTGGCGCCTCTGTTTGCTGCGGCCTATGATGGTCGGCTGCGCGAACTTCTCAACGGTGGGGTAACCGTTGTGGAACAAGGTTCGACGGTGGGCGCGGGAGATTTGGGTCGATATGCGATAAGCTCCGACAGTGCCGCAGAGGCCTTTCTGGATGTGGTCATGCGTACTACGGAGCCTGCGTTGGCAGCGCTTCAGAACAACCCAACAGTAAGTGTTCTTGCGGCTTCGATAGGTGGGGCTGTCCCTCTGAAGCAAGTCGCAACTTACCTGTCTCTCCTCGGCGAGACGATGTGTGATCTGGTGGAGGCATCGGCTCGGGGAGCCGTGCTCCGACAACATCGGGCACTGTTTACCAAGCGTGTTGGTGATGAACTATGGAGCACAAGGGTCCGCTGTGAACTGACAGGAGTGGAGAAAGATCTGCTTTCCAGATCGGTAGTACTGGCTACGGGAGCGCGGCAACCTCTTAGCCGTCTTTACAAGGAAGAGGTTGCTGGAGTTCCTCTGCTGCCACTCTATAAAGACAAGCTGATGCAGTCCGGCGACATTTTGTCGACGGATGGACTGGCGCGGGTGAAGGCGCGGCTGGAAGGAATCGACTTTGCCAAGGTTGTGGTCGTTGGCGGTTCTACGAGTGCAGGTTCAGCGGCTTCTATGCTTCTTTATCAATCCGCTCTGAACTTTGGCGAGGGTTCAGTCGTGCTGATGCACAGGCGTCCACTGCGAATCTTTTATCCCAGCGCGGACGAGGCACTTGCGGAAGGCTACACAGAGTTCGGTCCGGAGGATATATGCCCGATAAGCGGGCGCGTGTACCGTCTCGCCGGTTTTCGTCTGGAGACGCGCGAGATGATCATGAGGGCACGAGGAATCGCCGGCAGGCCACCCGAGCCGCGTTTGCGGTTGTTCGAGCTAAAAGAGGAGACTTGTGAAGAGGCTCGCCGGCTGCTCGATCAGGCAGACATAATTCTTGCGGGACTAGGGTATCGGCCTCGCGCTCTTCCGGTTGTCGGATACGATGATGAACCAATTTCGTTGATGGCTGAGAGCGATGCGATGCAGCCTATGGTGGATGATGAGTGCCGCGTACTGGATGCTCAGGGAGAGCCCATTGAAGGTCTCTACGGAATCGGGCTGGCATCGGGCTTTGTACCAAGTGGCGCTTTAGGTGGAGAGCAGAGTTTTAGAGGACAGGCGAACAGTCTCTGGCTCTGGCAGCATGACTTGGGAATGAAGATTCTTGACGCGGTTGTGCGAGAGCGAGAAGAAGTGTCTGCGATTGCGGCTGCAACTATTAGGGAAAAGACGGGACAACTGCTTCCTAACATGACGCGCGATGAAAGCACGTCAGCAACGTCAATTTAA
- a CDS encoding glycosyltransferase family A protein, which yields MHERFIAETVWSAKRQSYPNLEIIVVDDGSPEPPDRAINDIPGIKLVRTENLGCPGARNIGFNHSSGEYLIFLDGDDVLLPGAIEAHLAALASAPAACLSFGPVRIIDKDGHEKRKARICAPRKNYFLMLLEHNPIASPGSMMLRRKPFVEVGLYDPNLRYFPDDYELLLRLARRYDFVQHNVCVLEYRRHSTNVSGDQEAILTGTLAVLDSLEKREKLTPSLRRRIEHGRRRWIHQCRPKDEVGYHLRSIYYRGRELWNIPLRNLFSDNF from the coding sequence ATGCACGAGAGGTTCATTGCCGAAACAGTGTGGAGTGCGAAGCGTCAGAGTTATCCAAATCTAGAGATCATCGTCGTCGACGATGGATCTCCTGAACCTCCCGACCGCGCCATAAATGACATCCCTGGAATAAAGCTGGTGCGCACCGAGAATTTGGGATGCCCGGGAGCACGGAACATTGGGTTCAACCACTCTTCCGGCGAATACTTAATTTTTCTCGATGGAGATGACGTTCTGCTTCCCGGAGCGATTGAAGCTCATCTCGCGGCCCTGGCTAGTGCGCCAGCGGCGTGCCTCAGCTTCGGACCAGTTCGCATTATCGATAAGGATGGTCACGAGAAGAGGAAGGCTCGAATCTGCGCGCCAAGAAAGAACTACTTCCTGATGCTACTGGAACATAATCCGATCGCATCGCCTGGTTCCATGATGCTTCGTAGAAAACCGTTTGTTGAGGTTGGGTTATATGACCCCAACTTACGTTATTTTCCAGATGATTATGAGCTTCTCCTACGATTAGCCAGACGCTACGACTTCGTTCAGCATAATGTTTGCGTCCTTGAATACCGTCGCCACTCGACCAATGTTTCCGGAGATCAGGAGGCTATTCTCACGGGCACATTGGCTGTACTCGATTCTTTGGAGAAGCGCGAGAAGCTTACTCCGAGCCTGCGAAGACGAATAGAGCACGGACGAAGGCGATGGATCCACCAGTGTCGCCCAAAAGACGAGGTTGGCTATCACCTGCGGAGTATCTACTATCGTGGGCGTGAGTTATGGAATATTCCGCTTCGAAATTTGTTCAGCGACAATTTTTGA
- a CDS encoding DegT/DnrJ/EryC1/StrS family aminotransferase, giving the protein MAKTVKNIPVIRPNPPRLSEHVRELKDLEDSGIFSNFGPVNQRFEQELADTIFGTGQCLTVCNATIGLMVALRHVLGEDRPREKRYALMPSFTFAAVAHAALWNGLTPLFCDIDRQTWLPSAEHEEELLKKHQDEIAVVVPYATFGNNLDLRRYDELSERFGVPIVVDAAASLGALDAYGKGFGSGFRWPVVFSMHATKTFATGEGGVIYCADVDRVKTMRAMCSFGFEAPRVATLPGLNGKLSEVSALTALLQLNRFEAVVEHRRLLSEAYRHYLPGWDHQESRGKLQSFAFQSVLLEESLTPMRTEVVELLRARGIGVSTYFSPHLAKQPYFSKYGVGASLEITQNISERILTLPMFDTMTDRDVQDVASDLIDIVSQLEGKATTDDTCQVIEAKSSNPEYVEESLASNKS; this is encoded by the coding sequence TTGGCAAAGACAGTAAAAAATATTCCGGTAATTCGACCTAACCCACCTCGCCTGAGTGAGCACGTTCGAGAGTTGAAAGATCTTGAAGACTCAGGCATATTTTCGAACTTTGGTCCGGTAAATCAACGGTTCGAACAGGAGCTCGCAGATACTATCTTCGGCACTGGCCAGTGCCTTACTGTGTGCAACGCGACGATCGGTTTGATGGTAGCGCTGAGACATGTTCTCGGCGAAGATCGGCCGAGAGAGAAACGGTATGCACTGATGCCGTCCTTCACGTTTGCGGCAGTTGCACATGCGGCACTGTGGAACGGACTGACTCCGCTTTTCTGCGACATCGACAGACAGACCTGGCTGCCCTCGGCCGAGCATGAAGAGGAGTTACTCAAGAAGCATCAAGATGAGATCGCCGTCGTCGTGCCCTATGCTACGTTCGGAAATAATCTCGATCTGCGCCGATATGACGAATTGTCGGAACGTTTTGGCGTACCTATTGTCGTCGATGCAGCGGCATCGCTTGGGGCTTTGGATGCCTACGGCAAAGGCTTTGGCAGCGGGTTTCGGTGGCCGGTAGTTTTTTCCATGCACGCCACGAAAACATTCGCCACTGGCGAAGGCGGCGTGATCTATTGCGCTGACGTGGACCGAGTAAAGACAATGCGAGCGATGTGCTCGTTCGGCTTTGAAGCTCCGAGGGTTGCCACGCTGCCTGGTTTAAACGGGAAGCTCAGCGAGGTCAGTGCTTTAACAGCTTTATTGCAACTGAACAGGTTTGAGGCTGTGGTGGAGCACCGAAGATTGTTGTCGGAAGCATATCGTCACTACTTGCCAGGATGGGATCATCAGGAGAGCCGTGGGAAGTTGCAATCTTTTGCATTTCAATCGGTGCTTCTAGAAGAGTCGCTAACGCCGATGCGAACGGAGGTCGTTGAACTGCTTCGCGCTCGTGGTATTGGCGTAAGTACTTATTTCAGTCCTCATTTAGCAAAGCAACCTTATTTTTCTAAATATGGCGTAGGCGCATCTTTGGAAATAACTCAAAATATCTCCGAACGAATCTTGACACTGCCAATGTTCGACACTATGACAGATAGAGATGTTCAAGATGTGGCGTCCGACCTTATCGATATCGTCTCGCAGTTAGAGGGCAAAGCCACAACCGATGATACGTGCCAAGTTATTGAAGCTAAGTCGAGTAACCCTGAATATGTGGAGGAAAGTCTGGCTTCAAATAAGAGTTAG
- a CDS encoding beta-N-acetylhexosaminidase — MLFARRLSVVFLSLFLAANASTHAETPLSIMPLPAHAVAGTGSFSIDSSFPIVIEGYTEPRLVRARERFIANLSSRTGIPLWATPSAGQPQFIIKASGPSKEVQQLSEDESYHLEVTPNRVLLTAPNPLGILHGLQTFLQLVNATPKGFAVASVTIDDAPRFPWRGLMIDSGRHFMPLDVIHQTLNGMEAVKLNVFHWHLSENQGFRIESKLFPLLQQKGSDGDYYTQDQVRETIEFARDRGIRVIPEFDMPGHATSWFVGYPDLASGKGPYLIERKWGIFDPAMDPTRESTYKFLDRFIGEMTALFPDAYFHIGGDECNGKEWDANPRIQQYMHQHNLKDDAALQAYFTGRVQQLVAKRGKITVGWDEVLQPDTPKDVVIQSWRGQDSLAQAALRGNRGILSAGYYIDLNQPASQHYAVDPLADAAAKLTPEQQRNILGGEATMWSEFVTPENIGSRIWPRTAAIAERLWSPKEVTDIASMYRRLAIVANDLAYSGQTYQSTSDQMLQRMTETTDVAPLKVLASVVEPPKGYARESLASYTSLTPLNKMVDAVSPESDTAREFHRIANLIAAGRANSEELDQARRWLILWRDNDAALQPTLSQSELTVELEPVSRTLSQTAVIGLSALDSLESHKPVSAPVLEQQLSFLKSAEAPQAVLLDMVVPSVEIIVNATKP; from the coding sequence ATGCTGTTTGCACGTAGATTGTCAGTTGTCTTCCTCTCACTATTTCTGGCCGCAAACGCATCCACTCACGCAGAGACTCCGTTATCCATCATGCCGCTCCCTGCCCATGCGGTCGCCGGCACAGGCAGCTTTTCCATCGACTCCAGTTTTCCGATCGTCATCGAGGGATACACCGAACCACGTCTCGTGCGTGCAAGAGAACGTTTCATCGCCAACCTCTCGAGCAGGACCGGAATTCCGCTTTGGGCAACACCATCTGCAGGTCAGCCGCAGTTCATCATCAAAGCTTCTGGACCCAGCAAAGAGGTTCAGCAACTCAGCGAAGACGAATCCTACCATCTGGAGGTAACGCCGAACCGCGTACTCCTCACAGCGCCCAATCCGCTCGGCATCCTGCATGGCTTGCAAACTTTTCTTCAACTGGTCAACGCCACCCCAAAGGGATTCGCCGTCGCCTCGGTAACCATCGATGACGCCCCACGATTTCCATGGCGTGGCCTCATGATCGACTCTGGCCGCCACTTCATGCCGCTCGACGTCATCCATCAAACTTTGAATGGAATGGAAGCAGTGAAGCTGAATGTCTTCCACTGGCACCTCTCCGAAAACCAGGGATTCCGCATCGAGAGCAAGCTCTTCCCTCTGCTGCAACAGAAGGGATCCGACGGCGATTACTACACGCAGGATCAGGTTCGCGAGACCATTGAATTCGCTCGAGATCGCGGCATCCGCGTGATTCCAGAGTTCGATATGCCCGGTCATGCAACCTCATGGTTTGTCGGGTATCCCGATCTTGCCAGCGGCAAAGGCCCATATCTTATCGAACGAAAATGGGGCATCTTTGATCCGGCGATGGACCCAACACGCGAAAGTACATACAAGTTCCTCGATCGCTTCATAGGCGAAATGACGGCTCTCTTTCCTGACGCGTACTTTCACATCGGCGGCGACGAATGCAACGGCAAAGAGTGGGACGCGAACCCTCGGATACAGCAATACATGCATCAACACAACCTGAAGGATGACGCCGCGCTGCAGGCCTACTTCACAGGCCGCGTTCAACAATTAGTAGCGAAGCGCGGCAAGATCACAGTCGGTTGGGACGAAGTATTGCAACCCGACACACCGAAGGATGTCGTCATTCAATCGTGGCGCGGTCAGGACTCACTCGCCCAAGCTGCTCTCCGCGGCAATCGCGGTATCCTCTCTGCCGGCTACTACATTGACCTGAATCAACCCGCCTCGCAACACTACGCAGTCGATCCACTCGCAGATGCAGCAGCGAAACTCACTCCGGAGCAGCAGCGCAATATCCTGGGAGGAGAGGCAACGATGTGGAGCGAGTTTGTAACTCCCGAAAATATAGGAAGCCGCATCTGGCCACGCACCGCCGCCATCGCAGAGCGCCTCTGGTCGCCAAAAGAAGTAACGGATATCGCTTCGATGTACCGCCGGTTGGCAATCGTCGCGAACGACCTCGCCTACAGCGGCCAGACGTACCAATCAACCAGCGACCAGATGCTTCAGCGTATGACCGAAACCACCGACGTGGCTCCATTGAAAGTCTTGGCAAGCGTCGTCGAGCCACCGAAGGGATATGCTCGCGAATCATTAGCCAGTTACACCAGCCTCACTCCGCTCAACAAGATGGTCGATGCGGTGTCTCCTGAGAGCGATACAGCTCGCGAATTTCACCGCATAGCCAATTTGATCGCTGCTGGAAGGGCTAATTCGGAAGAATTAGATCAGGCGCGTCGATGGCTGATTCTCTGGCGAGACAACGATGCCGCACTGCAACCAACGTTGTCACAGTCAGAACTAACGGTCGAGCTCGAGCCGGTCTCACGCACACTTAGTCAGACTGCGGTTATCGGTCTTTCAGCTCTCGACTCTCTTGAGAGCCACAAGCCGGTCAGTGCGCCTGTCCTAGAACAGCAGCTCTCGTTCTTGAAATCAGCAGAGGCTCCGCAGGCAGTTCTGTTAGATATGGTGGTGCCTTCAGTAGAAATAATCGTGAACGCAACAAAGCCTTGA
- a CDS encoding (2Fe-2S)-binding protein: protein MADTPKTTFSRRGFLKGAGVTAATTVIESANALARETKEALHADRTLGPDALPVKLHINGHEHSVTIEPRYTLAETLRDNLGLTGTKVVCDRGSCSACTVWIDNTPALACMTLAIDTVGRQITTIEGLSHGDTMHQVQAAFVKHDAMQCGFCTPGMVMSCAALLERNPNPNLDDVKHAISGNLCRCGTYPKVFAATLDVAQQRNQATTLVAIATERVA from the coding sequence ATGGCAGATACTCCGAAGACTACGTTTTCCCGCCGCGGATTTCTCAAAGGTGCAGGCGTAACAGCGGCCACGACTGTCATCGAGTCCGCGAATGCGCTGGCGCGTGAGACCAAAGAAGCTTTACACGCCGACAGAACGCTAGGCCCGGACGCCCTCCCCGTCAAACTGCACATCAACGGGCATGAGCATTCCGTCACCATTGAGCCCCGCTACACGCTCGCCGAAACTCTGCGCGACAACCTCGGCCTGACCGGAACAAAAGTTGTCTGCGACCGCGGTTCCTGTTCCGCCTGTACGGTTTGGATCGACAACACTCCGGCCCTCGCATGCATGACGCTCGCCATCGACACAGTAGGTCGCCAGATCACCACCATCGAGGGCCTCTCACATGGCGACACGATGCATCAGGTACAGGCCGCCTTCGTAAAGCACGACGCCATGCAATGCGGCTTTTGCACACCTGGCATGGTCATGAGCTGCGCAGCATTATTGGAGCGCAATCCAAACCCAAACCTCGACGATGTGAAGCACGCGATCAGTGGCAATCTGTGCCGCTGTGGAACGTACCCGAAGGTCTTCGCTGCAACGCTGGACGTCGCGCAGCAACGAAATCAGGCAACGACTCTGGTGGCAATTGCCACGGAAAGGGTGGCCTGA
- a CDS encoding TonB-dependent receptor: MRSHCCIYSPKPEPFALTHAQPIVVHKSIGTSICSVIRVIAAVLLLLAPGLLVAQQSSAIDGAVTDPSGAAIQNATVTLTNTGQGTHISAVTNTDGEYSIPGLEAGTYNLEIAAQGFQKFAATGIIVRVARKERVDAQLAIGATASEVKVSGSDMGVVQTESPEISFTITGKQITQLVLNGRNFSQLVTLSPGVVSQTGQDEGETGVAGSVEYSMNGGRPQYNNWELDGASIMDNGSNTTLNVYPNVDAIAETQVLTSNYGAQYGRNASGTVQAQTKSGTDRLHGDVFEFLRNNVFNARNYFAQTVPTYKKHDYGFTIGGPVYIPHLYTPAVKKTFFFYSQEWRHENVPGTFFNQQVPSNAERTGNFSDLCPSSGSPVDTADFPDCPVNPATGTYFANNQVPVDPNGQALLVLIPAANSGSGTSSFFQASPSQLTTNREELFRIDQVVSEKLRGFYRFIYDSWSTTSTPPTFQTGSFPTVQNSFAGPGIDMVASLTYAATPSLVNEFVADYTTDHITLLNTTPNIDRGSFGGNGFFANGYGGVLPSITVTGNSAYGGGFSETTGYFPWKNSNPTYSYRDDLTKTLKRHTMIFGVSMIAAQKNEPSTGNNQGTFNFSTSSAVTTGNAFADLLTGQVASFSQTSAQPKYYNRYKIVEPYFQDNWRVTEKLTLNAGFRLSLFGTYRDISKQSGNFEPSAWNAANAPTIDADGSITGQAGALVPGTGNIFNGVVTCGVNGVYPGCMSGHLFNPAPRVGFAYDVFGNGKLSVRGGYGIFFEHTNGNESNSEALEGSAPVVQTPNKYNFVGYNNAGGSGLQFPLQVFAIPTHAVWPYVQQFNLAVQGELPSHTVLQLAYVGSLGRHLPTWSDLNQLTPLPASENPYGPGQAISNNDCSTGTVNGQPINGDAAIRLSIACGNSADLYRPFTGLSGINNATNSVSSSYSALQIGLTRYFGGLNGSVAYTYGHSIDEGSSGGYGSTEVINSYNLRQSTASSNFDERHILAVSLVYDIPLFTKPGLLHSTLGGWQISDLTTFQTGTPFSIINTVTSDNAGTGNSFATSQGNSVQSYPDIVGNIHGPAAIRHPGGQPGPRLYNSDAFAAPQGLTYGNAGRNILNLPAHTNFDMGLFKNFAVHEDTHFEFRAEAFNVFNHTQWSAVNATADCYGPTACAADGFLTATAAHNARILQLAAKFVF; the protein is encoded by the coding sequence ATGCGTTCCCATTGTTGTATCTACTCGCCCAAGCCCGAGCCGTTCGCCCTCACCCACGCCCAGCCCATCGTGGTTCATAAGTCCATCGGCACATCAATCTGCAGTGTGATTCGAGTCATAGCTGCGGTCTTGCTGCTACTGGCGCCGGGCCTGCTCGTTGCGCAACAGTCGAGTGCGATTGATGGTGCGGTTACAGACCCAAGCGGCGCCGCAATTCAAAATGCCACTGTGACGCTCACCAACACTGGTCAGGGAACTCACATCAGCGCAGTTACCAATACGGATGGAGAGTATTCCATTCCCGGTCTTGAAGCCGGCACCTACAACCTTGAGATCGCCGCTCAGGGGTTCCAGAAGTTCGCAGCTACTGGCATCATCGTTCGCGTAGCGCGCAAAGAAAGAGTAGACGCGCAACTCGCGATTGGAGCGACGGCCAGCGAAGTCAAGGTAAGTGGTAGCGACATGGGCGTCGTCCAGACTGAGTCGCCTGAGATCTCATTCACCATCACGGGCAAGCAGATTACGCAGCTTGTCTTGAACGGTCGCAACTTTAGCCAACTCGTAACCCTCTCTCCAGGGGTCGTCAGCCAGACCGGGCAGGATGAGGGTGAAACCGGTGTCGCCGGCAGTGTCGAATACAGCATGAATGGCGGTCGTCCACAGTACAACAACTGGGAGCTCGACGGCGCCAGCATCATGGATAACGGCAGCAACACTACGCTCAATGTCTATCCGAACGTCGATGCAATCGCCGAGACCCAGGTGCTTACCTCGAACTATGGAGCCCAGTACGGACGAAACGCCTCCGGTACCGTGCAGGCGCAAACCAAGTCGGGAACCGACCGCCTGCACGGCGATGTATTCGAGTTTCTCCGCAACAACGTCTTCAACGCACGGAACTACTTTGCTCAGACGGTCCCGACCTACAAAAAGCACGACTACGGATTCACCATCGGCGGTCCGGTCTACATTCCTCATCTCTACACTCCAGCTGTCAAAAAAACCTTCTTCTTCTACTCTCAGGAGTGGCGCCACGAGAACGTGCCGGGCACCTTCTTCAATCAGCAAGTACCGTCCAACGCGGAGCGCACCGGCAACTTCTCTGATCTATGTCCCTCCTCTGGCAGCCCTGTCGACACAGCAGATTTTCCGGATTGCCCCGTCAATCCAGCAACCGGCACATACTTCGCGAATAATCAGGTCCCGGTCGATCCCAACGGACAAGCTCTGCTCGTACTCATACCCGCGGCAAACAGCGGCTCCGGCACGTCATCCTTCTTCCAGGCGTCTCCATCGCAACTGACTACGAATCGCGAAGAGCTCTTCCGTATCGATCAAGTCGTCAGCGAAAAACTTCGTGGCTTCTATCGCTTCATCTACGACTCATGGTCTACGACGAGCACACCTCCAACCTTTCAAACAGGCTCATTTCCCACCGTTCAAAACAGCTTCGCCGGCCCCGGCATCGACATGGTCGCCAGCCTCACCTATGCTGCCACGCCATCCCTCGTCAATGAGTTTGTAGCCGACTACACCACCGACCACATCACCCTTCTCAACACCACGCCAAACATCGACCGTGGCAGCTTCGGTGGAAACGGCTTCTTCGCCAATGGCTATGGCGGTGTTCTGCCTTCGATCACCGTGACAGGAAACTCAGCATACGGCGGAGGATTCAGCGAAACCACAGGCTACTTCCCTTGGAAAAATTCGAACCCCACCTACAGCTATCGGGACGACCTCACCAAAACACTTAAGCGACACACGATGATCTTCGGCGTCAGCATGATCGCAGCGCAAAAGAACGAACCGTCAACTGGCAACAACCAGGGAACCTTCAACTTCAGCACCTCTTCCGCAGTCACGACGGGGAATGCCTTCGCCGATCTTCTCACTGGACAGGTTGCCTCCTTCTCACAAACCTCGGCTCAGCCGAAGTACTACAACCGATACAAAATCGTCGAGCCATACTTCCAGGACAACTGGCGCGTTACCGAGAAGCTGACTCTCAACGCCGGCTTCCGCCTAAGCCTCTTTGGCACCTATCGCGACATCAGCAAGCAGTCCGGCAACTTTGAGCCTTCAGCTTGGAACGCTGCAAACGCACCTACGATCGACGCGGATGGATCAATTACGGGTCAGGCGGGCGCACTTGTGCCCGGCACAGGAAACATCTTCAACGGTGTAGTCACTTGCGGCGTCAACGGCGTATATCCAGGTTGTATGTCGGGGCATCTCTTCAATCCAGCTCCCCGCGTTGGCTTTGCCTATGATGTCTTCGGCAACGGAAAACTTTCGGTACGCGGCGGCTATGGCATCTTCTTCGAACATACAAATGGAAATGAGAGCAACTCCGAGGCCCTAGAAGGCTCCGCACCCGTAGTACAAACTCCGAACAAGTACAACTTCGTCGGCTACAACAACGCGGGCGGATCGGGCCTGCAGTTCCCGCTGCAAGTCTTCGCAATTCCAACCCACGCTGTCTGGCCATATGTGCAGCAATTCAATCTCGCGGTTCAGGGCGAATTGCCCAGCCACACAGTTCTGCAACTGGCCTACGTAGGCAGCCTTGGACGACATCTGCCAACGTGGTCTGACTTAAACCAGCTCACGCCGCTGCCCGCCTCCGAAAACCCATACGGTCCCGGTCAGGCAATATCGAACAACGACTGCAGTACAGGCACAGTCAACGGACAGCCGATCAACGGAGATGCCGCGATTCGTTTGAGTATTGCGTGCGGTAACTCTGCCGACTTATATCGGCCATTCACGGGTCTGAGCGGAATTAATAACGCAACCAACTCTGTCAGCTCCAGCTACAGCGCACTCCAGATCGGACTAACCCGGTACTTCGGCGGCTTGAACGGCAGCGTGGCCTACACCTATGGTCATTCCATCGACGAAGGCTCGAGCGGTGGCTATGGCTCAACCGAAGTCATCAACAGCTATAACCTAAGGCAGAGCACAGCGAGTTCGAACTTCGACGAACGACACATTCTCGCGGTCAGTCTGGTCTATGACATTCCCCTCTTCACTAAACCCGGACTTCTGCACTCGACGCTTGGCGGATGGCAGATCTCCGACCTAACCACCTTTCAGACCGGCACGCCCTTTAGCATCATCAATACGGTCACCTCGGACAATGCAGGTACAGGAAATTCGTTCGCCACAAGCCAAGGCAACTCCGTTCAGTCTTATCCCGATATCGTCGGAAATATACACGGACCAGCCGCAATCCGGCATCCTGGCGGACAGCCAGGGCCACGGCTCTACAATAGCGATGCCTTCGCCGCCCCACAGGGACTCACCTACGGCAACGCCGGACGCAACATTCTCAATCTTCCTGCTCATACCAACTTCGATATGGGCCTGTTCAAGAACTTCGCGGTGCATGAGGACACACACTTCGAGTTTCGCGCAGAAGCATTCAACGTCTTCAATCACACCCAGTGGAGCGCAGTTAATGCAACCGCGGACTGTTATGGCCCGACCGCCTGCGCGGCTGACGGATTCCTGACGGCGACCGCCGCGCACAACGCACGCATTCTGCAACTCGCTGCAAAGTTTGTCTTCTAA